In a single window of the Flavobacterium sp. W4I14 genome:
- a CDS encoding GLPGLI family protein (product_source=TIGR01200; pfam=PF09697; tigrfam=TIGR01200) encodes MKNLGLTIILFSAITVVRAQTVFIKSAKITFEKKINQKQQLASNTWISDDARDKMSKYRTSNWDYSFNDSSSIYKIKPKETLNDNNFFFIAGENTNELYTDFSKKARVIRKPIGGEDFILKDTIPHLNWKIMHDVRQIAGYECRKAIAVINDSVTVVAFYSEEILLKGGPEGFTGLPGMILGLAIPRYNTTWFATKVEAKNVPILNVAPPVKGKRTDTEKDFKKMIDLYTRYEDKKNPRKIEDIKKELYTLIL; translated from the coding sequence ATGAAAAATTTAGGACTAACCATAATCTTGTTTTCTGCCATAACAGTAGTGCGTGCACAAACTGTTTTCATCAAAAGTGCTAAAATAACTTTCGAGAAAAAGATCAATCAAAAACAGCAATTGGCATCAAACACCTGGATATCAGACGATGCCAGGGATAAAATGAGCAAATATAGGACTTCCAATTGGGATTATAGCTTTAACGACAGTAGTTCCATTTATAAGATTAAACCGAAAGAAACCTTGAATGACAATAATTTCTTCTTTATTGCTGGTGAGAATACGAATGAACTGTATACCGACTTTAGCAAAAAAGCAAGAGTAATAAGAAAACCAATAGGAGGCGAAGATTTTATTTTAAAAGATACTATCCCCCATCTCAATTGGAAAATCATGCACGATGTACGCCAGATTGCAGGCTACGAGTGCCGTAAAGCAATAGCAGTAATAAACGATTCGGTTACTGTAGTGGCTTTCTATAGTGAAGAGATTTTACTAAAAGGCGGTCCTGAAGGATTTACAGGCTTACCTGGAATGATATTAGGCCTAGCCATACCCCGGTATAATACCACCTGGTTTGCCACCAAGGTTGAAGCTAAAAACGTTCCTATCTTGAACGTTGCTCCTCCTGTAAAAGGTAAAAGAACCGATACCGAAAAAGATTTCAAAAAAATGATCGACCTCTATACCCGTTATGAGGATAAAAAGAACCCCAGAAAGATAGAAGACATTAAAAAAGAACTCTACACGCTGATACTTTAG
- a CDS encoding CTP synthase (product_source=KO:K01937; cath_funfam=3.40.50.300,3.40.50.880; cog=COG0504; ko=KO:K01937; pfam=PF00117,PF06418; superfamily=52317,52540; tigrfam=TIGR00337), with protein sequence MTKYIFVTGGVTSSLGKGIISASLAKLLQARGYRVTIQKFDPYINIDPGTLNPYEHGECFVTEDGAETDLDLGHYERFLNVPTSQANNITTGRIYQNVINKERKGEYLGKTVQVVPHITDEIKRNMRILGDSGEYDIVITELGGTVGDIESLPFIEAVRQFKWEEGSTNAIVIHLTLVPYLAAAGELKTKPTQHSVKALLEYGIQPDILVCRTEHHISPEIRKKIALFCNVNINAVVESMDASTIYDVPLLMLKEQLDKTVLSKLKLPTKSDPDMESWKDFLGRLKNPTAEVKIGLIGKYVELPDAYKSIIESFVHAGSKNECKVKVEYIHSEGIFPDNVKDKLGHLQGVLVAPGFGSRGIEGKIDAIKYVRENNIPFFGICLGMQCAVIEFGRNVLGLKDAHTTEIEENAANPVINMMEEQKKITNKGGTMRLGSYPCDIKKGTKAFSIYGKSHINERHRHRYEFNNAYLKQYEDAGMIASGMNPQTNLVEIVELKNHPFFVGGQFHPELKSTVANPHPLFVKFVAAAMEFAKKKTN encoded by the coding sequence ATGACAAAGTATATTTTTGTTACGGGCGGTGTTACTTCCTCTTTAGGTAAGGGCATCATTTCCGCATCTTTAGCTAAACTTTTACAGGCACGTGGCTACCGTGTAACCATTCAAAAATTCGATCCGTACATTAATATCGATCCAGGAACTTTAAATCCATACGAACATGGCGAATGCTTTGTAACCGAAGATGGTGCTGAAACCGATCTGGATCTTGGTCATTATGAGCGTTTCCTTAACGTTCCAACATCACAGGCAAACAACATTACTACAGGCCGTATTTACCAGAACGTAATTAATAAAGAGCGTAAAGGTGAATATCTGGGCAAAACAGTTCAGGTTGTACCCCACATTACCGACGAGATTAAACGCAACATGCGTATTTTAGGTGATAGCGGAGAATACGATATTGTAATTACAGAGCTTGGTGGAACTGTTGGTGATATCGAATCGTTACCGTTTATTGAGGCTGTTCGTCAGTTTAAATGGGAAGAAGGCAGTACCAACGCTATTGTTATCCACTTAACCCTGGTACCTTATTTAGCTGCTGCCGGCGAGTTAAAAACCAAACCTACACAACACTCGGTTAAAGCTTTGTTGGAGTACGGAATACAGCCGGATATATTGGTTTGCAGAACCGAGCACCACATTAGCCCTGAGATCAGAAAAAAAATTGCTTTATTTTGTAACGTTAACATCAATGCGGTAGTCGAATCGATGGATGCATCTACTATTTATGATGTGCCATTGTTGATGTTAAAAGAACAATTGGATAAAACTGTTTTATCGAAATTAAAATTACCGACCAAAAGCGACCCTGATATGGAAAGCTGGAAAGATTTCCTGGGCCGCTTAAAAAATCCTACGGCAGAGGTTAAAATTGGTTTAATCGGTAAGTATGTAGAATTACCTGATGCTTATAAATCAATTATAGAATCTTTTGTACACGCAGGCTCGAAAAATGAATGTAAGGTTAAGGTAGAGTATATACACTCTGAAGGTATTTTCCCTGATAATGTAAAAGATAAATTAGGTCACTTACAAGGTGTTTTAGTTGCACCAGGTTTTGGTAGCCGTGGTATTGAAGGTAAAATTGATGCCATAAAATATGTTCGCGAAAATAACATTCCTTTCTTTGGAATCTGCCTGGGCATGCAATGTGCTGTTATCGAATTTGGACGTAACGTTTTAGGTTTGAAAGATGCTCATACTACAGAAATTGAAGAAAATGCTGCCAATCCGGTAATAAACATGATGGAAGAGCAGAAAAAAATAACAAATAAAGGTGGAACAATGCGTTTAGGCTCTTATCCTTGTGATATTAAAAAGGGAACAAAAGCTTTTTCTATTTACGGCAAATCGCATATCAATGAGCGCCATCGTCACCGTTACGAATTTAACAATGCTTATTTAAAGCAATATGAAGATGCAGGAATGATTGCATCAGGTATGAACCCGCAAACCAATTTAGTTGAAATTGTGGAGCTTAAAAATCATCCGTTTTTCGTTGGCGGGCAGTTTCACCCAGAATTAAAATCAACAGTTGCTAATCCTCACCCACTTTTTGTTAAATTTGTCGCCGCTGCGATGGAGTTTGCGAAAAAGAAAACGAATTAA
- a CDS encoding YidC/Oxa1 family membrane protein insertase (product_source=KO:K03217; cog=COG0706; ko=KO:K03217; pfam=PF02096,PF14849; tigrfam=TIGR03592,TIGR03593; transmembrane_helix_parts=Inside_1_4,TMhelix_5_23,Outside_24_356,TMhelix_357_379,Inside_380_421,TMhelix_422_444,Outside_445_477,TMhelix_478_500,Inside_501_512,TMhelix_513_535,Outside_536_597), whose translation MDRNTFTGLFLIMIILAGSFYFLKPNEAEIKKAKETERLDSLKKAGVTPVQKDTTKTAAIANPAVDSLALKGPFGSAITGTEANTVLENENLLITLSNKGGKITSVEVKGQKTFTGKPLILFDGNQNKFGLSLNAAGKVINTNDLYFTPTKTGNTVTMRANYGANAYVEYVYDLKALSNKVAFNINLVGLQQVIAGNNIGLNWQTTLLQQEKSIESEHRYSAPYYKYLDGDVDHLSVSKDEKEELSKGKIQWFSFKQHFFSASLISKQAFEKGSLEVKIPTAPGQVKFYDANMQLPYAHTANQVYEMEFYFGTNKFSALKAQGYDLEQQVDMGYWPLKYINRFIVLPVFNFLNSFGWNYGLIILVLTILLKVALSPLTYKSYLSMAKMRVLKPEMDEIKAKVGEDNPTLVQQEYLKLYKKAGVNPLGGCLPMVLQLPLVMAFFFFFPNLFELRGESFLWMKDLSTYDEFIKFGVKIPFIGDHLSLMCVLMTISTLIMTYFNNQVSGATGQMKYIGYIMPVIFLGVLNSYPAGLNYYYFLANLMTFGQQFLIRKMVDDDKIHALIQQNKARPAEEKKKKSKFQQRLDDYMRQQQQAKK comes from the coding sequence ATGGATAGAAATACCTTTACAGGACTGTTCCTGATTATGATCATTTTGGCAGGATCATTCTACTTTTTGAAGCCTAACGAGGCTGAAATAAAAAAAGCCAAAGAAACAGAGCGCTTAGATTCTTTGAAAAAAGCTGGTGTTACACCAGTACAAAAAGATACTACAAAAACAGCTGCGATTGCTAACCCAGCTGTAGATTCTTTAGCCCTAAAAGGCCCTTTTGGTTCCGCAATTACTGGCACCGAAGCCAATACTGTTTTAGAAAACGAGAATTTATTAATCACGCTAAGCAATAAAGGTGGTAAAATTACCTCGGTTGAAGTTAAAGGTCAGAAAACCTTTACCGGAAAACCACTGATTTTATTTGATGGTAACCAGAACAAATTTGGTTTAAGCCTGAACGCTGCTGGCAAAGTAATTAATACAAACGATTTATACTTTACACCAACAAAAACAGGAAATACAGTTACAATGCGTGCCAATTATGGTGCAAACGCATATGTAGAATATGTATACGATTTAAAAGCATTAAGTAACAAAGTAGCTTTTAACATCAATTTAGTTGGCTTACAGCAAGTAATTGCAGGCAACAACATTGGCTTAAACTGGCAGACTACTTTATTACAGCAAGAAAAATCGATCGAAAGTGAGCACCGTTATTCTGCACCATACTATAAATATTTAGATGGCGATGTAGATCACCTAAGTGTTTCTAAAGATGAAAAAGAAGAGTTATCCAAAGGTAAAATCCAATGGTTCTCATTCAAACAACACTTTTTCTCAGCTTCTTTAATCTCGAAACAAGCGTTCGAAAAAGGAAGTTTAGAAGTTAAAATCCCAACAGCTCCTGGCCAGGTTAAGTTTTATGATGCCAATATGCAATTGCCATATGCACATACGGCCAACCAGGTTTATGAAATGGAATTCTATTTCGGAACCAATAAATTCTCTGCCTTAAAAGCTCAGGGGTACGATTTAGAGCAACAGGTTGATATGGGTTACTGGCCTTTAAAATACATTAACCGTTTTATTGTATTGCCTGTATTTAACTTCTTAAACAGCTTTGGCTGGAACTACGGATTAATTATTTTGGTATTAACCATTTTACTAAAAGTTGCTTTATCGCCACTTACTTACAAGTCATACCTATCAATGGCTAAAATGAGGGTTTTGAAACCAGAAATGGATGAAATTAAAGCTAAAGTAGGTGAAGATAATCCGACATTGGTTCAACAGGAATATTTAAAATTATATAAGAAAGCGGGGGTAAACCCACTGGGCGGATGTTTGCCAATGGTATTACAGTTGCCTTTGGTAATGGCCTTCTTCTTCTTCTTCCCTAATTTGTTTGAGTTACGTGGTGAGAGTTTCCTTTGGATGAAAGATTTATCTACTTATGACGAGTTTATCAAATTTGGCGTAAAAATCCCTTTCATTGGCGATCACTTAAGTTTAATGTGTGTGTTGATGACCATCTCTACATTAATTATGACTTATTTTAACAACCAGGTTTCTGGAGCAACAGGTCAAATGAAATACATCGGTTACATTATGCCGGTTATTTTCTTAGGTGTATTGAACAGCTACCCTGCCGGATTAAACTATTATTATTTCTTGGCCAACTTAATGACTTTTGGACAGCAGTTCTTAATCCGTAAAATGGTTGATGATGATAAAATCCACGCTTTGATTCAGCAAAACAAAGCCAGACCAGCTGAAGAGAAAAAGAAAAAATCTAAATTCCAACAACGTTTAGATGATTATATGCGTCAGCAACAACAAGCTAAAAAGTAA